The Asticcacaulis excentricus genome has a segment encoding these proteins:
- a CDS encoding excalibur calcium-binding domain-containing protein → MALVFLGFLAYLNYPRLVRLVENKPVYYADCSHARAAGAPTPIYRWEPGYRPEMDGDDDGAACEPWR, encoded by the coding sequence ATGGCGCTGGTGTTCTTGGGTTTCCTCGCCTACCTGAACTATCCACGGCTGGTCCGTCTCGTTGAGAACAAGCCGGTCTATTACGCGGACTGTTCCCATGCACGCGCGGCTGGCGCGCCTACGCCAATCTACAGATGGGAACCCGGATACCGTCCGGAGATGGATGGTGACGATGATGGGGCGGCCTGTGAGCCTTGGCGTTAG
- a CDS encoding HEPN domain-containing protein, with protein MLPDALDHLPDTKRRELEHVVKVLFDSFEAATQTKLSEKRKGGRILKIILFGSYARGDWVEDRLSGYRSDYDLLVVVNSQEFTDLQEYWSAADDRFVREYTLTHDLKTPVSFIVHSLADVNDQLARGRPFFSDIVKDGVMLYEAEGHPLAKPKALTPEEIKAEASAYYEQWMDRAIKFQAGAQFYLDMPDAKLAAFNLHQATEALYHCVLLTLSLYSPKSHRLTFLRSQAEGLDDNIRVVWPDDKVSRRSFAKLQRAYVEARYSNEYDISFHELNFLFEKVNLLKLIIQKIKP; from the coding sequence ATGCTGCCTGACGCCCTTGATCATCTGCCAGACACCAAACGCCGCGAGCTTGAGCACGTGGTGAAGGTGCTGTTCGACAGCTTCGAGGCGGCGACACAGACGAAACTGTCCGAAAAGCGCAAGGGCGGACGCATCCTCAAAATCATCCTGTTCGGCTCATATGCGCGAGGGGACTGGGTGGAAGACCGTCTGTCCGGCTATCGCTCGGACTACGATCTTCTGGTGGTGGTCAACAGCCAGGAATTTACCGACCTGCAGGAATACTGGAGCGCGGCAGACGACCGGTTTGTACGGGAATACACCCTGACCCATGACCTCAAGACGCCGGTGAGCTTCATCGTTCACAGCCTTGCCGACGTGAACGATCAGCTCGCCCGTGGACGCCCCTTCTTCTCGGACATCGTCAAGGATGGGGTCATGCTGTACGAGGCTGAGGGCCATCCACTCGCCAAGCCAAAGGCGCTGACGCCGGAAGAGATCAAGGCTGAGGCAAGTGCGTACTACGAGCAGTGGATGGATCGGGCAATTAAATTTCAGGCCGGTGCCCAGTTTTACCTAGATATGCCAGACGCCAAGTTGGCCGCGTTCAACCTACATCAAGCAACTGAAGCACTATACCACTGCGTGCTGCTTACACTTTCTTTATATAGCCCGAAATCACATCGTCTAACATTTCTTAGGTCGCAGGCTGAGGGGCTAGACGATAACATAAGAGTGGTTTGGCCAGATGACAAAGTTTCGCGCAGATCTTTCGCAAAATTGCAACGCGCCTATGTAGAAGCACGTTACTCTAATGAATACGACATTAGCTTTCATGAGCTAAATTTTTTATTCGAAAAAGTAAATCTTTTAAAATTAATTATTCAAAAAATCAAACCATGA
- a CDS encoding S24 family peptidase — protein MAGTSELYFARGAGDSMYPTIGNGDVLLIDRRQNALTMGVSVYRDKGLRGVERAGAQVVDIVNQPL, from the coding sequence TTGGCCGGCACCAGCGAGCTCTATTTTGCGCGCGGGGCGGGCGACTCGATGTATCCTACAATCGGGAATGGCGACGTGCTGCTGATTGACCGCCGCCAGAACGCACTCACGATGGGGGTATCTGTTTATCGCGACAAAGGCCTGCGAGGCGTCGAGCGAGCGGGGGCTCAGGTGGTCGATATCGTTAATCAACCGCTTTGA
- a CDS encoding KAP family P-loop NTPase fold protein has translation MPNDDAVAAIWADDRFNRQKEAQLLQAYVESLWERRFDRDDAKAFTIAVDASYGVGKTFFLKRLAKQLSLNFPVAYIDAWSDDLLDDPLTALAATLEDAFEGLKKGKKIRDMLDKVINNAGTVGKIVAIGLLKKATATVIGASTVETVVDAIDSDVNLNDDTKDFLAEEAKETGKLAVETGENSVKAIAARRYMRDRIASFRDGKQALSDLKDSLSSLVESVGEGKSLPVKSPPVIIIVDELDRCRPTYAVKLLEEIKHAFDVHGLVFILGMNGDQLGHSLSGAYGPGFDGPAYLSRFISRRYSLEEVDLTPLLEHLCERVGFNNDMFIWPDLPKGKVTIPEFISLYMQAFELKPRDAFQVVDMIQTCSGLIYGAPLWLGVLLPQIMVKIVNGQNYTANHINLSSNINYQFRVTFDGLQKGLNPSMYASNVIEFAKMSKNDLYQQILNRGEKRFLANQIYEFLHKEKSFASNSISLPSNYDKLVTLIGRFSTHGLITAPATGEGL, from the coding sequence ATGCCGAATGATGACGCTGTCGCAGCAATATGGGCAGATGACAGGTTCAATAGACAGAAAGAGGCGCAACTTCTTCAGGCCTACGTCGAAAGTCTGTGGGAGCGTCGCTTTGATCGCGATGATGCAAAGGCTTTCACTATTGCGGTTGATGCGTCTTATGGCGTGGGGAAGACCTTCTTTCTGAAAAGGCTTGCCAAGCAGTTATCTTTGAACTTCCCCGTCGCTTACATCGACGCCTGGTCTGATGACCTTCTGGACGATCCCCTAACGGCACTGGCGGCGACACTGGAGGACGCTTTTGAGGGATTAAAGAAGGGCAAAAAAATTAGAGATATGTTGGATAAGGTCATCAATAACGCGGGTACGGTCGGCAAGATTGTCGCGATAGGCCTCCTGAAAAAGGCGACTGCCACCGTTATTGGTGCTTCTACTGTTGAGACTGTGGTTGATGCTATTGATAGTGATGTCAATCTCAACGACGATACTAAGGACTTTCTTGCCGAGGAAGCGAAGGAGACGGGCAAACTAGCCGTTGAGACAGGAGAAAATAGCGTTAAAGCCATTGCCGCGCGACGGTACATGAGGGATCGTATCGCTTCCTTTAGAGACGGAAAGCAGGCTCTGAGCGATCTTAAAGACAGCCTTTCGTCGCTCGTCGAAAGTGTAGGAGAGGGCAAATCGCTACCTGTGAAATCACCCCCTGTGATCATTATTGTTGATGAACTGGATCGGTGTCGCCCGACCTATGCTGTAAAGCTCCTTGAGGAAATCAAACACGCTTTTGATGTCCATGGTCTTGTTTTCATTCTGGGAATGAACGGAGATCAGCTCGGGCATTCATTGTCGGGAGCCTATGGCCCCGGCTTTGACGGTCCGGCATATCTCAGCCGGTTCATCAGCCGACGCTACAGCCTCGAGGAGGTTGATCTTACGCCCCTTCTCGAACATCTTTGTGAACGTGTAGGGTTCAATAACGACATGTTCATATGGCCTGACCTGCCTAAGGGCAAAGTAACGATACCAGAGTTTATTTCCCTCTACATGCAGGCCTTTGAACTGAAACCGAGAGACGCATTTCAGGTTGTCGATATGATACAAACGTGCTCCGGGCTGATCTACGGAGCCCCACTGTGGCTGGGCGTTTTGTTGCCACAAATAATGGTCAAAATAGTAAATGGGCAAAATTATACGGCAAATCATATAAATTTATCAAGCAACATAAATTACCAATTCAGAGTGACATTTGATGGATTGCAAAAAGGTCTGAACCCATCAATGTATGCATCTAATGTTATAGAATTTGCTAAAATGAGCAAAAATGATCTCTACCAACAAATATTGAATAGAGGAGAAAAGAGATTTTTAGCCAATCAGATATATGAATTTTTGCACAAGGAAAAATCTTTTGCTTCCAACTCAATAAGCCTGCCCTCAAATTACGATAAGCTAGTCACCTTGATAGGTCGTTTTTCCACACATGGTTTGATAACGGCTCCGGCGACTGGCGAAGGTTTATAA
- the msrA gene encoding peptide-methionine (S)-S-oxide reductase MsrA encodes MFGSKTRLISREDALPGRAEALPTDSTHAVLGTPLKGPFPEGTETVVFAMGCFWGVERLFWQQAGVYTTAAGYIGGYTPNPTYREVCTGQTGHTEGVLVVYDPAKLSFEALLKLFWERHDPTQGMRQGNDVGTQYRSAIFTTTEAQYEAALKSRDAFEAALSAKGLGPITSEIFGPDNEQPFYYAEDYHQGYLEKNPEGYCGLKGTGVTCAI; translated from the coding sequence ATGTTCGGTAGCAAAACCCGCCTGATTTCCCGTGAAGACGCCCTGCCGGGCCGTGCCGAGGCCCTGCCCACCGACTCGACTCACGCCGTACTGGGTACGCCGCTGAAAGGCCCATTCCCTGAAGGCACCGAAACGGTGGTGTTCGCCATGGGCTGTTTCTGGGGCGTCGAGCGCCTGTTCTGGCAGCAGGCGGGCGTCTATACGACGGCGGCCGGCTATATCGGTGGCTATACGCCCAACCCGACCTATCGTGAGGTGTGCACCGGTCAGACGGGTCACACCGAAGGCGTTCTGGTCGTTTATGATCCGGCTAAACTCAGCTTTGAGGCGCTTTTAAAGCTGTTCTGGGAGCGTCATGACCCGACGCAGGGGATGCGTCAGGGCAATGATGTCGGCACGCAATACCGTTCGGCCATCTTCACCACCACCGAGGCGCAGTACGAGGCGGCGCTGAAGTCGCGCGATGCGTTTGAGGCGGCGTTGTCGGCCAAGGGCCTTGGGCCGATCACCAGCGAGATTTTCGGCCCGGACAACGAGCAGCCCTTCTATTATGCCGAAGACTACCATCAGGGCTATTTGGAAAAGAACCCGGAAGGTTATTGCGGTCTTAAGGGCACGGGCGTCACCTGCGCCATTTAA
- a CDS encoding excisionase family DNA-binding protein has protein sequence MTSPAQNEPQKLAYRIDEAVKATGLGRSFLYERMADGSLKSVKIGGRRLIMRDDLLRFLSGDNTVRGEVEARYVKPKFVPKPKSPSRSGVLPFGQLELPWRR, from the coding sequence ATGACCAGCCCCGCGCAAAATGAACCGCAGAAACTCGCCTACCGCATTGACGAAGCCGTCAAGGCCACCGGACTGGGGCGGTCATTCCTGTACGAGCGCATGGCCGATGGTTCGCTCAAGTCCGTGAAGATCGGCGGGCGCAGGTTGATTATGCGCGATGATCTTTTGCGGTTTCTAAGCGGAGACAACACGGTCAGAGGTGAGGTCGAGGCCCGCTATGTAAAGCCAAAGTTTGTGCCAAAGCCCAAATCACCGAGCCGGTCGGGCGTCCTCCCGTTTGGCCAGCTTGAACTCCCGTGGCGGCGGTAG
- a CDS encoding RloB family protein, producing MNMPKPRRKEEKPLSRILRIYCEGEKTEPQYIQGYIDHIDPPGMRRVFSIMKTRKNTPLSLVKEVVAHKKRNQVNDEYWVVYDRESTAKISESEHAKAFNLATQNDVKVALSSVCFEYWLILHFESSGRSYTCYDDLIQKSCLAKSFEKNFGKKYDKAGHSIYRLLKDRVGDAKERAVAQNKIVIGAAEPGRSYPFQLNPFTGMPDLMDAIDKFK from the coding sequence ATGAACATGCCGAAGCCTAGGCGAAAAGAAGAAAAGCCGCTTTCTAGGATTTTGAGAATTTACTGCGAGGGGGAAAAAACGGAGCCGCAGTATATACAAGGGTATATTGATCACATCGACCCTCCGGGAATGAGGCGTGTCTTTTCAATTATGAAGACTAGAAAAAACACGCCCCTTTCGCTGGTAAAAGAAGTTGTCGCCCACAAAAAAAGAAATCAGGTAAATGATGAATACTGGGTGGTTTATGATCGTGAGAGTACGGCAAAGATTTCCGAATCAGAGCACGCTAAGGCATTTAACCTTGCCACCCAAAATGATGTAAAAGTGGCTCTTTCAAGTGTTTGCTTTGAATACTGGCTAATACTCCACTTCGAGAGCAGTGGTCGTTCATACACATGTTATGATGACTTAATTCAAAAAAGCTGCTTGGCAAAGTCATTTGAGAAAAATTTTGGAAAGAAATACGATAAAGCGGGGCACTCCATATACAGATTACTTAAAGACAGGGTCGGCGATGCAAAAGAGCGAGCAGTTGCCCAAAATAAAATTGTAATTGGTGCAGCTGAACCGGGTCGCTCTTATCCCTTTCAGTTAAATCCATTTACTGGAATGCCTGATTTGATGGATGCAATAGATAAATTCAAATAA
- a CDS encoding S24 family peptidase codes for MGVRSELGCCSQPINTDTVLFFQLLIRQLVPASANELFFRRGAGDSMYPTIGDGDVLLIDRSQNTPTMGDQIWAITQYGLGMIKRLRPAAEGYKDNPNVPPDTAADGSMHIIGCVIAVVGRV; via the coding sequence AGGTTGTTGTAGTCAACCGATAAATACCGACACCGTGCTGTTTTTCCAACTCTTGATTCGTCAGTTAGTCCCTGCCAGCGCAAATGAGCTGTTTTTTCGGCGCGGGGCGGGCGACTCGATGTATCCTACAATCGGGGATGGCGATGTGCTGCTGATTGACCGCAGCCAGAACACCCCGACGATGGGCGATCAAATCTGGGCGATTACGCAATACGGCTTGGGGATGATCAAACGCCTGAGGCCCGCCGCCGAAGGCTACAAGGATAATCCGAACGTCCCGCCCGACACCGCGGCGGACGGATCAATGCACATAATCGGCTGCGTCATCGCGGTAGTTGGAAGGGTGTAA
- a CDS encoding CopG family transcriptional regulator, producing the protein MKPRHHLYLDDELTNELEALASKPGASKSSIVADALRSYFRHRAGNAEAKALSQRLDRIAQKQDRQARDIEVVLEAIAQFANFYFAFTGSVPNPDEASVKRGKNRFEYYTKHVGKVLAVGTSFGLQVEEIVEAHQSDNATSDGEDR; encoded by the coding sequence ATGAAACCCCGGCACCACCTCTACCTAGACGACGAGCTGACAAACGAACTTGAGGCTCTGGCCAGCAAGCCCGGCGCGTCGAAGTCGTCCATCGTGGCCGATGCGCTGCGTTCCTATTTCCGTCATCGCGCCGGTAACGCAGAGGCGAAGGCCCTGAGCCAGCGGCTTGATCGGATAGCGCAGAAGCAGGACCGCCAAGCGCGCGACATCGAGGTCGTACTGGAAGCCATTGCGCAGTTTGCGAACTTCTATTTTGCCTTCACCGGCAGCGTGCCGAACCCTGACGAGGCCTCTGTCAAACGCGGCAAAAATCGTTTCGAATATTATACCAAACATGTCGGCAAGGTTCTGGCCGTAGGCACGTCGTTCGGATTGCAGGTGGAAGAGATCGTGGAGGCCCACCAGAGCGATAATGCCACGTCAGACGGAGAGGACCGCTGA
- a CDS encoding NAD(P)H-hydrate dehydratase: protein MSTLPTPADNRPEHWFAHFPSPDVAGNKYDRGHAVVLGGPLHSTGAARLAARAALRAGAGLVSVACDPSALIVYATAFEAVMTKPVRDVAEFGGLIGDPRVTAVLLGPAAGLNERTRDCVMTALRAQKPCVLDADALTVFKDDPKTLFAAISGPCVLTPHEGEFARVFGRAEERARAAADAAAASGAVVLLKGADTVIAHPDGRLVVNRHAPPWLATAGSGDVLGGLVCGLMAQKMRAFEAACAGVWLHSEAARRFGPGLIAEDLSEQIPAILRDIKPTQ from the coding sequence ATGAGCACCCTGCCCACCCCCGCCGATAACCGTCCGGAACACTGGTTCGCCCACTTCCCCTCGCCCGATGTGGCAGGCAACAAGTACGACCGCGGTCACGCCGTTGTGTTGGGTGGCCCGCTTCATTCGACCGGGGCGGCGCGACTGGCGGCGCGGGCGGCCTTGCGCGCCGGGGCCGGGCTGGTATCCGTGGCCTGCGACCCGTCGGCCCTGATCGTCTATGCGACGGCGTTTGAGGCCGTTATGACCAAGCCCGTGCGCGATGTCGCCGAATTTGGCGGGCTCATCGGCGATCCGCGGGTTACCGCCGTATTGCTGGGGCCCGCCGCCGGGCTGAATGAGCGCACGCGCGATTGCGTTATGACGGCGCTCAGGGCGCAAAAGCCCTGCGTGCTCGATGCCGACGCCCTGACCGTGTTCAAAGACGACCCGAAGACCCTGTTTGCCGCCATCAGCGGCCCCTGCGTCCTCACCCCGCACGAAGGCGAGTTTGCGCGCGTCTTTGGCCGCGCCGAAGAACGGGCGCGCGCCGCCGCCGATGCGGCCGCCGCCTCCGGGGCTGTGGTCTTGTTGAAAGGCGCAGACACCGTGATCGCCCACCCTGACGGCAGGCTGGTGGTCAATCGCCACGCGCCACCGTGGCTGGCCACCGCAGGCTCAGGTGACGTTCTGGGCGGGCTGGTTTGCGGTCTGATGGCCCAGAAGATGAGAGCCTTTGAGGCCGCCTGCGCCGGGGTCTGGCTGCATTCGGAGGCGGCGCGCCGCTTCGGGCCGGGCCTGATCGCCGAAGACCTGAGCGAACAGATCCCCGCGATCCTGCGTGATATAAAGCCCACACAGTAG
- a CDS encoding AAA family ATPase, with protein sequence MIIDFTVRNFRSIAEEQVFSLHAEKVGKYHLDNVAYPDDKTAVLKVGAIYGPNASGKSNLLLAMVGLCWLVDQSAELKEGEVIPPYEPYALDADRKSSPIEFEIEFVASDKVRYRYSISYNAFEIISESLDSFLGRSRSNLFTRKKGDTWETMYLGSNLRGKVRRIPFFKNNSYVAKAGRTAGAPESLRAVFKYFDDLMYIGTEVSGTFTPVFLQEEENIHTVSRILSAIDTGVTGITCEEQEVQNASIFDSLPKKIRDRLLEEAKLKFTFWHKSDQGDPFPMDFKYESSGTKKLFHFIPIVIFTIARGGVLIVDELEASLHPHIAALFVKIFNDPDVNATNAQLIFTTHNTGLLDSQVMRRDQIWFVRKDAGSSTFYCLDEFDKKIVTPQSPIDEWYDEGRFGAVPKINYGAVADQLASAIYEAVDEHAEA encoded by the coding sequence TTGATTATAGATTTTACGGTCCGGAATTTCAGATCGATCGCAGAAGAGCAGGTTTTCTCGCTACATGCGGAAAAGGTGGGGAAATACCATCTGGATAATGTTGCTTATCCAGATGATAAGACGGCTGTTTTGAAGGTCGGTGCGATCTACGGTCCGAATGCAAGTGGCAAGTCGAATCTGCTTCTTGCAATGGTTGGGTTGTGTTGGTTGGTCGATCAGAGCGCCGAGCTTAAGGAGGGAGAAGTGATTCCTCCATATGAGCCATATGCGTTGGACGCTGATCGTAAGTCTTCGCCTATAGAGTTCGAAATTGAATTCGTCGCAAGTGATAAGGTGCGATACAGATATTCGATTTCATATAATGCATTTGAGATTATTTCAGAGTCACTGGACTCATTCTTAGGTCGTTCTCGTTCGAATCTTTTTACGAGAAAAAAAGGCGATACTTGGGAAACTATGTACCTTGGGAGCAACTTAAGGGGCAAGGTGCGTCGTATTCCCTTTTTTAAAAATAATAGCTATGTTGCAAAAGCGGGTCGAACCGCAGGTGCTCCAGAATCTTTACGGGCTGTTTTTAAATATTTCGATGATCTTATGTATATAGGGACCGAAGTCTCTGGTACGTTTACGCCTGTCTTCCTCCAAGAAGAAGAAAACATACACACGGTATCTCGTATATTATCCGCCATAGACACTGGCGTGACTGGCATAACTTGCGAAGAGCAAGAGGTTCAAAACGCTAGTATTTTTGACAGTTTGCCAAAAAAAATACGGGATAGGCTGCTTGAGGAGGCTAAGCTAAAGTTCACGTTCTGGCACAAATCGGATCAGGGCGATCCATTCCCTATGGATTTTAAGTATGAAAGTTCGGGGACAAAGAAACTGTTCCATTTCATACCGATAGTAATTTTTACCATCGCTAGGGGCGGTGTTCTCATAGTCGATGAGTTGGAAGCCAGTTTGCATCCTCACATAGCAGCTTTGTTTGTGAAGATATTTAATGACCCGGACGTAAATGCAACAAATGCACAGTTAATATTCACAACGCACAACACCGGATTGCTCGATTCTCAGGTTATGAGGCGAGATCAGATTTGGTTCGTGAGAAAGGACGCTGGATCTTCCACGTTTTATTGTCTTGATGAATTTGACAAAAAAATCGTCACTCCTCAATCTCCGATCGACGAGTGGTACGACGAGGGCAGATTTGGTGCCGTTCCGAAAATCAATTATGGGGCCGTTGCGGACCAACTGGCGAGCGCTATTTACGAAGCGGTGGATGAACATGCCGAAGCCTAG
- a CDS encoding DUF3363 domain-containing protein → MDREDGFELRPGRIGRDGKAVSLGRDFRNRVIKAANLARGGRAVSGKPSGFTGERIGRGSGAGAVLASRAGAAVGAKDGGFGRRRVMVKARIVKLAGKGRGAAIAHMRYVQRDGVTRSGERGELYDGRSDVADGKAFLERSEGDRHQFRFIVSPEDGQQYDDLRNVTRRLMTQMETDLGTQLDWVAVDHFNTGHPHTHILIRGKDDHGKDLIIARNYITEGVRERAAEIVGFDLGPRTALEVSLSLQHEMTANRYTTIDRWIEDSRDAEGRVRAIDPSPERQSLITGRLRHLETLELATPEKGGLWQVSEDFEAALRQLGRRGDIINSLRHNLALGADGRMVETLRIHDAGYGMGQDAEAHRAASLSHTEPMPPIIGRVAHRGLYDELEDRHLLVIDGVDGHTHVVEIGKGETAPQVPTDAIVRLTPKVAQLRSVDHTIAEVAAANVGYYSVERHLRHDRNSTQRFAETHVRRIEAVRRAMGGITWEDDYSFRVGQTYRDTALAYEQQKVSQNPVNIEVLSPEPLRSLERRDAWTWLDKELTAPEPTPLADTGFGKQVKGAIYHRVLWMSEQGLIRYEEGKAYYPRNLEQQMAARELKAEGQRLSQALGKTYVQMRPWVEYSGTLKDKVTLNGGQYAVVERAKDFALVPWRDVLERQRGKEITGMMHENRSIEWSFGRDRGIGIGF, encoded by the coding sequence ATGGACCGCGAAGACGGGTTTGAACTGAGACCGGGCCGTATAGGCCGCGACGGCAAGGCCGTGTCTCTGGGCCGGGACTTTCGCAATCGGGTGATCAAGGCCGCCAACCTCGCGCGGGGTGGTCGTGCGGTGTCCGGGAAGCCGTCCGGCTTCACCGGCGAGCGCATCGGACGCGGTAGCGGTGCCGGTGCGGTTCTGGCCTCGCGTGCCGGTGCGGCTGTGGGTGCGAAGGATGGCGGCTTTGGCCGCCGCCGCGTCATGGTCAAAGCGCGGATCGTCAAGCTGGCCGGTAAGGGACGCGGTGCGGCTATAGCCCATATGCGCTATGTCCAGCGCGATGGCGTGACCCGTTCGGGGGAGCGCGGCGAGCTTTATGATGGCCGGTCTGATGTGGCCGATGGCAAGGCCTTTCTGGAGCGCTCAGAGGGCGACCGGCATCAGTTCCGGTTTATCGTCTCGCCGGAAGACGGACAGCAGTATGACGACCTGCGCAACGTCACCCGCCGTCTGATGACCCAGATGGAAACCGATCTGGGGACGCAACTGGACTGGGTCGCCGTGGATCACTTCAACACCGGCCACCCGCACACCCACATCCTGATCCGGGGGAAGGACGATCACGGCAAGGACCTGATCATCGCGCGGAACTACATCACCGAAGGCGTCAGGGAACGCGCCGCCGAGATTGTGGGTTTTGACCTTGGCCCCAGAACCGCGCTGGAGGTGTCGCTGTCCCTCCAGCACGAGATGACCGCCAACCGCTACACCACGATTGACCGCTGGATTGAGGACAGCCGGGACGCCGAGGGCCGAGTGCGCGCCATCGACCCAAGCCCTGAACGCCAGTCCCTGATTACGGGTCGTCTGAGGCATCTGGAGACGCTGGAACTGGCCACACCCGAAAAGGGCGGCCTGTGGCAGGTCAGCGAGGATTTTGAAGCCGCCTTGCGCCAGCTCGGGCGGCGCGGCGACATCATCAACAGCCTGCGTCACAACCTGGCCCTCGGTGCGGACGGTCGTATGGTCGAGACGCTGCGCATCCACGACGCCGGCTACGGCATGGGGCAGGATGCCGAGGCCCATCGTGCGGCGTCTCTTTCCCATACCGAGCCTATGCCGCCGATCATCGGGCGCGTGGCACACCGTGGTCTGTACGATGAACTGGAAGACCGCCACCTGCTGGTTATCGACGGTGTGGACGGTCACACCCATGTGGTCGAGATCGGCAAGGGCGAGACGGCCCCGCAGGTGCCGACCGACGCCATTGTGCGCCTGACACCCAAGGTCGCCCAGTTGCGCAGCGTGGATCATACCATAGCCGAGGTTGCCGCCGCCAATGTCGGCTACTATTCCGTAGAGCGTCATCTCAGGCACGACCGCAACTCCACCCAACGCTTTGCCGAAACCCATGTGCGCCGTATCGAAGCCGTGCGGCGCGCTATGGGCGGCATTACATGGGAAGACGACTACAGTTTCAGGGTCGGTCAGACCTACCGGGACACGGCACTGGCCTATGAGCAGCAGAAGGTCAGCCAGAACCCGGTCAATATAGAGGTCCTGTCCCCTGAACCCCTGCGCAGCCTTGAGCGGCGGGACGCATGGACATGGCTGGATAAGGAACTCACCGCACCGGAACCGACGCCGCTTGCGGACACCGGGTTCGGGAAACAGGTCAAGGGCGCAATCTACCACCGGGTACTGTGGATGAGCGAACAGGGGCTGATCAGGTACGAAGAGGGCAAGGCCTATTATCCGCGCAATCTCGAACAGCAGATGGCGGCGCGCGAGCTGAAGGCCGAGGGCCAGCGACTATCGCAGGCACTGGGCAAGACCTATGTGCAGATGCGCCCGTGGGTGGAATACAGCGGCACCCTGAAAGACAAGGTCACGCTGAACGGCGGCCAGTACGCGGTTGTAGAACGCGCGAAGGACTTCGCCCTTGTCCCGTGGCGTGACGTGCTGGAGCGGCAACGCGGGAAAGAGATCACTGGCATGATGCACGAGAACCGCAGCATCGAATGGTCGTTCGGCAGGGACAGGGGGATCGGCATCGGGTTCTAG